aattgtagaacaacaaagtgctcctatatgATCATTGGAGCTGATACTAATCCAGTGATGGTTCAGTGTAGATATAAGCAAAGTCAATCGCTGTAGTGCTTATGTCTTCCCAACCTTAttatgtgttttaaacagtggTAAATTTTTTCCAATGTACCAGAGTTTGAGAGCTTGATGCCGTCATATTGAAAGACGCCAACTTTCCTCCCCACTGGGCCTCCAAGAATTCCAGAGAAAGGAGCATTGATGATGCCAAAGTCATCACACACTACATCCACAGCCTTGTGTAGAGCGCCATCACTGAAACACATCCAGAGCAGCTTTTAGAACATGTGAAAGGAATGATAGGAGAGTAAGCTACCCAGCCACAGGCCAGTGCAAGCATTACATGCCACAAATGCTGTCTAAATGGTTAAATTCACAATATGATCCCAAATCCCTTTATAAAATAAGTGCTGCAAACACTTGGACAATTTCAGTAATGACATCACAACTGTGGGATTACTCTCATATTAACATactgttgctgtccaatgaaaaacatctgCCAAAACaatctttacaggagaaggaaataacCTTTGTaacacacctacggatacttttgagtcaccaatccacctaccaatgtgtgtttttggactgtgcctacgcggacacggggagaacacaccaactactcacagacagttacccgaaggaaacccacgcagacacagggagaacacaccacactcctcacagacagtcacccggaggaaacccacatagacacagggagaacacaccacactcctcacagacagtcacccggaggaaacccactcagacacagagagaacacaccacactcctcacagacagtcacccagaaggaaacccactcagacacagggagaacacaccacactcctcacagacagtcacccagaaggaaacccactcagacacagggagaacacaccacactcctcacagacagtcacccagaaggaaacccactcagacacagggagaacacaccacactcctcacagacagtcaccaggagcgggaatcaaacccacaacctccaggcccctggagctgtgtgactgcgacactacctgctgcaccaccgtgctaaCATCATGTTCATTTGAATAACTAGCATTGTGAAAAGACAGGTGCCATCTTAAATGACACTGTATGATGTCAGAAAAAAGGCGTAATCCTCAAAAACTGCACCTGTGCATAGCTACCTTTTGGTGTTAAAGCCACCGCAGCCAAACCTGTCACAGGCTCGCACTCTGTTTTGGTGAGTTCCAGCACACAGCACGTCCCAGGCAGCTGCTGGAGAAGAATATTGAAGACTGTTCAAATGTCTggagtgaatttttttttataatataaagcAAACATAAAACTATTGTAACATGGTGATGCACCGTACAATTTACATTTCAGTGTGAAATCTTTACAAGACCGGTAgaactttattttattacattatatagAATATTATGTTTTACTAAACTGTAATTacttgtgaatgtgtgagtgtgtgtcgccctgcaaaggactggcgctccctccagggtgtgttactgtcttgtgctcagtgattccaggtttgttctggacccaccacgaccctgaatttgatgaactgttatagaaaatgaatgaataaatgaaaatgaccTGGTACACAGCACTGCTGCTTCTTCGCTCCAGAACACTTCAGGTTCTTCAGGTATCTCCCCTGGCAGATGTAGGTGTGCTCCTGGCAGATTCCTCCAATTTCTGTGCAGTCCGGCTCATTTCTTATTGGTGTGTTTATCACTCTACTCTTCCTGAGTACAGCAGCATCTTTATTTGGCTTTGAGTTTTTGGTCTTTTTCCCTTTTTCAGTCTTTGTAATACCttttatttctgtctttttccTCTCCAAAGCAAGCGTGTGTCCCAACAGAAACACTTACAACACAAGCAAGAGAAAAGCAATTAAAATGTCCACTGAGGAGCAGATTTACAGCAATAACAGCCATCAAGTAAAACTCCTAATACTCTGTAATGCGTTCACTGCACCACaattgaaatgtaaatgtacatttatgcaAACACTACTGATATTTTACTTATTGTTTACTTGTggatatttatttcattgtttctCACTTATAATTCATGCAGGAATCTCTTCTAAACTTCTTAAATGTTGGTAAACACTGTTTTCCCTTAGATTCCCGTAGATTTTCACCTCACATTTCACTGCAGTAAAGTTTTTTCCCTTCAAAAATGACTGCTAAAATACAGTGTTGCTTATGTGTCCATTTTGTTTATTCTACAAGCTAGCGTTCACTGCTGGACCTTCACAAGAGAGTCATGGTGAGCTTTAAACATATGcttcatttattatttcttaGCTGTTCACATGAAACTTCACAGTAAGACCCATTTCTGTGGTGGCCTTTCCATTATTTTTCACTGCTGTGACTAAGGGCAACACAACCCTGAGAGCAAGAAGACGGTGGACCACttttgacccactgagggcaaagttggaggtccactagtgttttacacagaattttagacaaaattacacattttagcacttttccattcacagtccaatttacattttcgATCCCAATTTCgatgaggtcacgcccctcgctgccgttgtatacttagctgaacctatgtgtgcttttaggtccctttatttgctacagaaaacatgggattttttttttaattcatccgagaacttacatttacgtttcggcatagctgctcgagatgcctgacgtaaacaaggactactgacgtgcagactgaccaattaaatgtttacagagaaggttatcgaccaataacggtagctctacagtcagaccgtccaatcagaagattttaggctacttcaccacgcccccttctcactcaagcgaaccaatcagagtaggggagggcgggactagtttgtgaaggaaacttctcgaagttctatgtaaactctagaaaaacaaaatcccggacgtttgtgaaattccgcccggacatttttttaagtctaaaaaagaggacacgtccgggtaaaagaagacgtctggtcacactattattatatctctcatagttgttggtaatatttgtattagtgtgttttccagaataaaagtctctgtgaatttaaaatctgtttgaggagattataaatgagttatatcccgtacaggacagtaatctgagtggtccgatggtgaaTCAGCAGTgatctacagtcagtggtgtgccagcatttttatgccagtggaccgatgtatgctcgctgtctgggaaaACGGTGGATAACACAAAATGAGGGAAACAGGCATAAATAtaacaaacagaacacaaatataTCACAACACATCCAAAAGCCATAAACAACCAATGCAAACACAAAAGCCACTAACTGTGAGAAAACACCAACGCATAATGGAAGCCATGACATCACCCCACAAAGTTCtccctctcagtgtgtgtatgagtgagagagagagagagagagagagagagctcagtgTGTGCTTCTGAACACATTTAGCAAGGAAAGCAACAATAATTTATCTTTAAATGAAAAGGTTCTTAAATGAAAGACCCAACCTCTCTACAGTTAGAAACTACTGGAATCATCTAAAAATTTCTTCACCGCTGCTTTTAATGAACATCACAGATACAGTGCTTTTAAATGACATCTGACTCATAAACAAAACTTGCAAGTTCTGGTGAATAAACAGACAGACGTTCAGATTTACTTACAGAAGGCTATGAGGGTGAAACCCAGGCAGGATTTCAACAACATCTCGTAAACCCAGCAATTACAAAGTCTGAAGAATAAAAAGACAGCATAAAATAGTACATTCAGATTTGAAATGTGAATCGATTGATTATAAATCTAGAAATAGCTTATTCAAACTAAACCAGAGCTCACCGTTATTTGACGTTGTGAGTTCACTGAGGTTCTAACAAAGAATGCAGTGTGTGAGCTCAAGAATATTTTATCCTGGTGGTGAACAGCCTTCCTTCATCAATATTGACTCTGGCTGTTAAACACATGCCCTTTTCCTCCCACTTATGAAGAAACCTTTATTTCTATTTTACAGGAGAAACCTTCATAGTCCTCCTGGATGGTGGGAATAAGGGAGATTCATATCATACCAGCTGTAAAGAAGTAATGAACATGTCTGAAGGATCTGAGCCATAGTTTTGCCATaagtgtttattaatttaaacagATTCGCTAATGTGGCTTCTGACACCATTTTGTAGCATAGCATGTCTGGACAGGGAAAACTGTAAACTGTGCACGGCTAAACTGGAGCGATATTCCTATGATTGTCTACATTTCAACAGTGTTTAGAAGATGAGGGGAACGTAATGGTCAGGTACTTTACGCTCTTGATTCCAACAAGAATTTACAAAGACTCAAAATAACCTCCAACCTGTGTTTAATCCAAACAAAACGTAAGAGGAGACACTACACAAACTAACACCACGTGCAAAccaatcatttaaacacaaggaGACACTACAACTCCAAATCTCTTTACAGGGCACCTGCTGGGTGACACTCTGTATGGCCCATGCTCCCTGAGGCCCCCACGCCACAGTGCTCCACtctttataattaattaattcagaatTTCAGAAAAATAGCTAATTGCTAAATACTTGGAATAAATTTAAATAGTTGggtttttgtgtaaaatgacactttaaagtaataaaatatgtgtattttgatcataatataatttacatatgCTTCCAATTAACTCCTAAATGCCAAAAAAAAGTAGACGCTcacagttttttctttttttcaccaTAAATGACTCTAGAGACATCACCAGTGGTCCACagatgttgatttatttatagaacTTTACCAGAAAAGTTTCAAAGTgttccaaatatatttattttgatatttattcaaGTCTAAATAGAGGATCACATGTGGTATTACATAGTATTTTGTTTGggagctttttct
This genomic interval from Hoplias malabaricus isolate fHopMal1 chromosome 15, fHopMal1.hap1, whole genome shotgun sequence contains the following:
- the LOC136668707 gene encoding leukocyte cell-derived chemotaxin-2-like: MLLKSCLGFTLIAFLFLLGHTLALERKKTEIKGITKTEKGKKTKNSKPNKDAAVLRKSRVINTPIRNEPDCTEIGGICQEHTYICQGRYLKNLKCSGAKKQQCCVPAAWDVLCAGTHQNRVRACDRFGCGGFNTKSDGALHKAVDVVCDDFGIINAPFSGILGGPVGRKVGVFQYDGIKLSNSVHCVKIFNVRPYRYTGPIGQGQALGYLLPIQESFSGITSHLELQMCDQSDPTPFI